One Mauremys mutica isolate MM-2020 ecotype Southern chromosome 19, ASM2049712v1, whole genome shotgun sequence genomic window carries:
- the LOC123353202 gene encoding uncharacterized protein LOC123353202 — MASSAPGQFSYSPQSQGNGGNPAAPASKPKGGRGGSSQQEFLLPPPPIFNQTALPSHSPGLIYSLTDATVSSPSGLVQTLPGSFPDIYDGDTKKWEEHFHSIQRAYKEFGKDDDFAIRVLTEDFTLPFPFTWPAKGEASLQPSCDPTDCSGFDFFLHPGKPVPRILQPLHATTQAFFKKRRLEQLAFSYASQASQGPPAQAATPPMQPDVVMITSLPHVSTSAMPGEPTFLLKDGKGLRNIQPAPVAVSNPAPPQLGNPGFLTPTTSPLNLQ, encoded by the exons ATGGCTTCCTCAGCCCCAGGCCAGTTCAGTTACTCACCTCAGAGCCAAG GCAATGGAGGGAACCCAGCTGCTCCTGCCTCCAAGCccaaaggaggaagaggagggagcagccagcaagaattcctgctcccCCCACCGCCCATCTTCAACCAGACAGCTCTGCCAAGCCACAGCCCAGGGCTCATCTACAGCCTGACGGATGCCACAGTGTCCTCGCCCTCGGGGCTGGTCCAGACCCTGCCGGGGTCCTTCCCAGACATCTATGATGGAGACACCAAGAAGTGGGAGGAGCATTTCCACAGCATCCAGAGGGCCTACAAGGAATTTGGCAAGGATGATGACTTCGCCATCCGGGTGCTGACCGAGGACTTCACCCTGCCATTCCCATTCACCTGGCCAGCTAAAGGTGAGGCATCCCTGCAGCCATCCTGTGACCCCACCGACTGCTCCGGCTTCGACTTCTTCCTGCACCCAGGCAAACCCGTGCCTCGGATCCTGCAGCCGCTGCATGCCACCACCCAGGCCTTCTTCAAGAAGAGACGTTTGGAGCAGCTGGCCTTCAGCTATGCCAGCCAGGCTTCCCAGGGGCCACCGGCACAAGCAGCCACTCCCCCGATGCAGCCAGATGTTGTGATGATCACCAGCCTGCCACATGTGAGCACCTCCGCCATGCCTGGAGAACCCACCTTCCTCCTAAAGGATGGCAAAGGCCTGAGGAACATCCAGCCTGCCCCTGTGGCAGTCTCCAATCCTGCCCCACCGCAGCTAGGAAATCCTGGGTTCCTTACCCCAACCACATCCCCTTTAAACCTTCAGTAA
- the LOC123353238 gene encoding chemokine-like receptor 1 produces MAVYEAALIHNPVLLDTTHIIFMVAYSLAFLLGMVGNGWIILITGFQEKKTVPPMWFLNMAIADFIFTSFLPFRVSYLALGFRWSLGSVMYKLTIIVTLLNMFTRVFLLTVINANHCISMACPVWSRNHRLPRLASLVILVIWILSLALSLQYRNLWDSMSSSSEWNVTSGNLHSVQENLFLRKQRMMARVAIHFLVGFLVPLALIITCYILLAAKLRSHLTQSRKLLNVHLVLILIFYLCWLPYHVFYFLQVSGDALHSVMEKSLDMGILFADGLLYFHSCLTPIVFLSMG; encoded by the coding sequence ATGGCAGTCTATGAAGCAGCACTTATTCATAATCCAGTTCTCCTGGACACGACTCACATAATCTTCATGGTGGCCTATAGCCTGGCCTTCCTCTTGGGCATGGTGGGTAATGGCTGGATCATCCTCATCACTGGCTTCCAGGAGAAGAAGACAGTCCCTCCTATGTGGTTCCTTAACATGGCCATTGCTGACTTCATCTTCACCTCCTTCCTACCCTTCAGAGTTAGCTACCTAGCCTTGGGCTTTCGTTGGTCCTTGGGCAGTGTGATGTATAAATTGACCATTATTGTCACCTTGCTCAACATGTTCACTAGGGTTTTCCTCCTCACAGTCATCAACGCCAACCACTGCATCTCTATGGCCTGCCCTGTATGGTCCCGGAACCACAGGTTGCCCCGTCTGGCTTCTTTGGTTATTCTGGTCATATGGATCCTATCCCTTGCATTGAGCTTGCAGTACCGTAATCTCTGGGATTCCATGAGCTCATCTTCAGAATGGAACGTCACCTCTGGCAATCTGCACAGTGTCCAAGAGAACCTTTTTCTGAGAAAACAAAGGATGATGGCCCGTGTTGCTATCCACTTCCTGGTTGGGTTCCTGGTCCCATTAGCCTTGATCATCACCTGCTACATTCTTCTAGCTGCCAAGCTGAGAAGCCATCTCACTCAGTCCAGGAAGCTCCTCAATGTCCACCTTGTCTTGATCTTGATCTTTTATCTCTGCTGGCTCCCATATCACGTCTTCTACTTCCTGCAGGTCTCAGGTGATGCACTACATTCAGTGATGGAAAAATCCCTGGACATGGGCATCCTCTTTGCCGATGGCCTGCTCTATTTTCACAGCTGCCTCACTCCCATCGTCTTCCTTTCCATGGGCTAG